The following are from one region of the Geoalkalibacter subterraneus genome:
- a CDS encoding IS91 family transposase → MDKLTAIFRSYGPEYLQQHGAKVPPQHRKVIEAILRCRTPESGTTIYRCEHCGEDHVLHLGCGNRHCPICQYRKGRQWLERQLERQMPGAHFMLTFTVPEPLRPFMRSNQRLAYSALFAASSEAMKRLAKDSRFIGGDLPGFFGVLHTWGRQLQYHPHIHYVVTGGAIASGTGQWMPSRNEFYLPVQALSLIVRAKFRERIKKAGRLGEIPSSVWKTDWNVNCQAVGDAEGSLKYLAPYVFRVAISSSRIVSVEKGRVTFSYKKKGSSRPRTREVSALEFLRLFLQHVLPWGFMKVRYYGFLSPGCRMPLAEVRARIQIAHGFAVTVPKVMPEPQPPLSCRQCGKELEGYRLILPPKRKPEKRARTG, encoded by the coding sequence ATGGATAAGCTGACAGCGATCTTCCGCAGCTACGGCCCCGAATATCTTCAGCAACACGGTGCCAAGGTCCCGCCCCAGCACCGGAAGGTGATCGAAGCGATCTTACGCTGCCGGACTCCTGAGAGCGGCACCACCATTTACCGTTGCGAGCACTGCGGCGAGGACCACGTGCTCCATCTGGGCTGCGGCAACCGTCACTGCCCGATCTGCCAGTATCGCAAGGGCCGCCAGTGGCTCGAACGGCAGCTGGAACGCCAGATGCCGGGGGCGCATTTTATGCTGACCTTCACCGTCCCCGAGCCGTTGCGTCCCTTTATGCGCAGCAACCAGCGGCTGGCCTACTCAGCGCTGTTCGCTGCCTCTTCGGAGGCGATGAAGCGGTTGGCCAAGGATTCCCGCTTCATCGGGGGCGACCTGCCGGGGTTCTTCGGCGTGCTGCATACCTGGGGCCGCCAACTACAGTATCACCCGCACATCCACTATGTGGTGACCGGCGGGGCTATCGCTTCGGGCACCGGGCAATGGATGCCATCGCGCAACGAGTTCTACCTGCCGGTTCAGGCCCTCTCACTCATCGTTCGCGCCAAGTTCCGCGAGCGCATCAAGAAGGCCGGTCGGCTCGGCGAGATCCCCAGCAGCGTATGGAAAACCGACTGGAACGTCAACTGCCAGGCCGTCGGCGACGCCGAAGGTTCGCTGAAGTATCTGGCGCCCTACGTCTTTCGTGTGGCGATCTCCAGCAGTCGCATCGTTTCGGTGGAAAAGGGCCGGGTCACCTTCAGCTACAAGAAGAAGGGGAGCAGTCGACCACGCACCCGCGAAGTGTCCGCCCTGGAGTTCCTCCGACTGTTCCTGCAACATGTGCTGCCCTGGGGCTTTATGAAGGTGCGCTACTACGGTTTCTTGAGCCCTGGATGCCGCATGCCTCTTGCGGAGGTTCGCGCCCGCATTCAGATTGCCCACGGCTTTGCCGTCACGGTACCGAAGGTGATGCCGGAACCACAACCGCCGTTAAGCTGTCGGCAGTGTGGGAAAGAACTTGAGGGGTACCGTCTGATCTTGCCACCGAAACGCAAACCTGAGAAGCGGGCGCGGACGGGGTAG
- a CDS encoding cold shock domain-containing protein, giving the protein MQGTVKWFSSEKGYGFITSEGGEDYYFNVQSINGASLPSNGDSVQFESKPGNKGPRAINVTITAKVPSQNTRPADDRINCPSCGKKIVPRIITYRGSPEKSVCPYCAATVKTFSNCFIATAVYGDPSCYQVRELRKYRDNTLLKNVAGRAFVKTYYKTSPAIASWLITKPALSSQVRAVLNFAVKHITNKD; this is encoded by the coding sequence GTGCAAGGCACTGTAAAATGGTTCAGCTCAGAGAAGGGTTACGGCTTCATTACATCTGAAGGCGGAGAAGATTATTACTTTAATGTTCAGAGCATCAATGGCGCATCGTTACCGTCAAATGGCGATTCGGTTCAGTTTGAGTCAAAGCCTGGAAATAAAGGGCCAAGAGCAATCAATGTCACAATTACTGCGAAAGTGCCCTCGCAAAATACTCGGCCTGCTGATGACAGAATCAACTGTCCAAGTTGTGGTAAAAAAATTGTTCCTAGAATCATTACTTATCGAGGTAGCCCAGAAAAGTCGGTTTGCCCCTATTGTGCTGCAACAGTAAAAACATTCAGTAATTGCTTCATTGCTACTGCTGTTTATGGTGATCCTTCGTGTTACCAAGTAAGAGAGCTGCGCAAATATCGAGACAACACGTTACTAAAAAATGTCGCGGGCAGAGCTTTTGTGAAGACGTATTACAAAACATCACCAGCAATAGCCAGCTGGTTAATAACTAAACCTGCTTTATCAAGCCAAGTGCGGGCAGTCCTAAACTTTGCAGTAAAGCACATAACCAATAAGGATTGA